In Gemmatimonadota bacterium, the genomic stretch TTTGGCCGAAGGGTGTAGGTCCAATGGATCGGATAGGTGACCGCCATCCCAACCAGCTCATCGTCGTGTTCGGCGACGAACGCGGTGAACAGCCGCTCATCCCCAAATCCGTGCTCGAGGATGCTCTCCCGCGTCACGGCGAACTGGTCGATGTAGTCTTCGTACCGCGCCAGCCCCTTCATGAGTTCGAGCAGGCGATCGGTGTCTTCCGGAACGGCTAACCTGACGTGCATTTGGAAACGTCCGACTTCGGGGGGACTTTGGATGATCCTGGCGATCACACGAATTACGTGGCCAGCACTTCCCGCAGCGCATCGAGAAAGGCATCGTTTTCTGCCGGCAGTCCGATCGTCACGCGCATGCCTCGATCCAACATGGGATAGCGGCTGACGTCGCGAATGAGTACGCCCCGTTCGATGAGTCCGTGAAAGATCCCGGCCACCGGTCGGTCCGCCTCGAACAAGACGAAGTTGGCGTGCGACGGATGGGGGTTGATGCCCGGCAGGTCCCGCAGGGCTTCGTAGACCCGTTGCCTTTCCGACCGGATCATCGATGCACGCTCCTCGATCAGTGCATCCTGACCGATCAGCTTCCGTGCGGTAATCAGCGAGACGATGTTGACGTTGTAGGGAAGTTTGACTTTCTCGATCTCTCGCGCCACGGCAGGATCGGCAACGAGATACCCCAGGCGAAGGCCGGCCACGCCGAGGGCTTTCGAGAAGGTGCGCGTGATCACCAGGTTGGGATGACGGTCCAGCAGTTCAATACACGACACGCCGCCGAACTCGAAATAGGCCTCGTCCACCACGACCAGGCCCGTGGTCGCTTCGGCGATCCGCGCCGTATCTTCCGGGGTGATCATCGAGCCGGTGGGGTTGTTCGGCGAACACAGCACCACCAGCCTGACATCCGGATCGGCACTTTCCTCCACCAGCCGATCGACGTCGAAGCTCAAATCCCGCTTGAGGTGTACCGTCCTTATGTCCGCGCCTGCGATCCTGCCCATGAGGGCGTACAGGGTGAAGGTCGGCGCGGGCAGTACGACCGCATCGCCCGTCGAGACCGTAGCCTGGAAGATCGACTGGATCAGTTCGTTCGAGCCGTTTCCAATCAGGATGTGCTCGGGACCCAGCCCATGCCGCTTGCCGATGGCCGCCTTGACCTCGCCGGGAACGAATCCAGGATAGCGGCCCCAGTTGCTCGCCAGGGCCTCGTCCACGATCTCCCGCTTCAGTTCCTCGGGCACGTCGAAGGGGCATTCGTTCTGGTTGAGCTTGACCGGGCAGTCCGGCTGGACCAGCGTGTAACCGGACATGGCGCGGACGGCGGGTTTTATGCTCGAAGCGGCCACCGTCAGTAAATCACCTTGTTCAGCGGATATTCCACCAGGCCCTGGGCGCCGGCCCTTTTAAGCGCCGGGATCAGCTGCCGGATGGTGTGCTCCTCGATCATTACTTCAATGGCCACCCACTCCGTATCGGCCAGGGGGGATATGGTGGGGTTCTGCAGCGCGGGAAGCAGTTCGGACACGGCGTCGAGGTCGGCGCGTTTCACGTTCATCTTGAGACCGACCATCTCCTCGGCGAGCATGGCGCCTGTGAGCAGCAGGGCGATGTTCTCGATCTTGCGACGCTTGTCCGGATCCTGCCAGCTCGTCTTGTTCGCGATGAGTCGGTTGGTGGACACCATCAAGGTATCGAGGATCCGAAGCTTGTTGGCCCGGATAGAACCGCCCGTTTCGGTGATCTCCACGATCGCGTCCACCAGGTCCGGGGCCTTGGCCTCCGTGGCACCCCAGGAGAATTCCACCTTCGCGTTCACGCCGTGTTCCTTCAGGTAGGCTTCCGTGATATTGACGACTTCCGTGGCGATGCGCTTGCCTTCCAGGTCCTGGACGCTGTGAATGTCCGAAGCCTCGGGCGCGGCCAGCACCCACCGCAGGGGCTGCCGGGTATGCTTGGCATAGACCAGTTCCGCCACCTCCACCACGTCGGCCCCGGTCTCCACGATCCAGTCCTTGCCCGTAAGCCCCGCGTCGAAGACCTCGTCCTCGACGTAACGGCCGATCTCCTGCGCCCGGATCAGCATGATCTCCAGCTCTTCGTCGTCCACCCAGGGGGAATAAGACCGGCTGCTGACCGTGCAATGAAACCCCGCCTTACGCATGAGCTCAAAGGTGGATTCCTGCAGGCTTCCTTTCGGCAGCGCCAGTTTGACTAACATCTCAGTGTTCTCCTCGTGACTCTTGTAGGGATCGATTCCCTGTGTTACTTTGACAGATGTTCAGCGCTTTCTGTATCAGTGCAGCGCTTTCTAGATCTGTTCTGCACCAATGCAGCGCAATTTCGACCCAATGGCGATTCGGTTTCCGTTTATGGTCTGTCCATCTCAAAGCCGCCTGAAAATAGCACGACACGCCGGGAATGTCCATTACAAATAAGAGTGGTACCACCCATAAAAGCAGTACCCGACCTTGCAAAACCACCGACCCGACTCCCCAGACCCAACGCTTCCTTTCGGACTGAACAGCGGTGAACTGCGCCTCTCTCCCTACCGCGACGAATGGCCGGCGCTTTACGAATCCGAGCAGGAGACCATCGAATCAGCAATAGGGAATCATATCGAGGATATCCAGCACGTGGGCAGCACGGCGATCGTCGGCATGCCTGCCAAGCCGATCCTCGATATCGCGATTGCGGTAGAAGATTTCGAGATGGCCAGAGTGTGCATCGCGCCGCTCGCTGCGCTGGGGTATACGTTCAAGGGCGAGAACGGCATACCCCGCCGACACTATTTCACGAAAGGCGAGCCTTGCACACACCATATTCACATGGGCGAAGAAACCAGCGACGAGTGGGCGAAGCTGATTCTGTTTCGGGATTACCTGAGATCCGATCAGCGCGTTTCGGATGAATATGCCCGCTTGAAGTCCGCCCTGTTGGATCGTCTGGCCGGTGACCGCGTGGCATACCAGGCTGCCAAGACCGAGTTTATCAAAGAGGTGTTACAAAAGGCACGCGCAACGCGGAGTTGATGAACATTTTACGCTGACGCCGCATCATTACAAAAAGTATGGAAACAACAAACAAGACCGCCGTAATCTTCGACATCGATGGGACCCTGGTCGAAAGTGCCGGTTTCGAAGACGACTTGTACGTCGCCGCGGTACGAGACGTTCTGGGAGATGTGTGCATCCGCAAAACGTGGAATACATACAGACATGTAACCGACTCAGGTATTCTGAAGACTTCTCAAGCCAGAAGGCATTCATGGAGATGCTGCATGGCCGGTAACGGAGTTGCGTCTTGCTGAAACACTACTTCACGATCTGTGCGAGACACCTGCTCAGGCATAAACCATATGCCGCGCTCAATATCCTGAACCTGGCCGTCGGCATGGCCTGCGCGGTCCTCATCGGCCTGTATATACAAGACGAACGGGCTTATGACCGGCACCATGCGAACGCGAACCGCATCTACCGTGTCGTGAACGGGACCAACGCGAAGACGACCCCCGCCCTCGGCCCCGCCATACGTGAACTCCTTCCGGAAGTTCAGTCATTCGCCCGTCTCAGTCCGCCCTTTGGCGGGTGGATCATTCGGTATGAAGACCAATCGTACTTCGAAGACCGCGTGTTCTGGGCGGATCCCGAAGTCTTCGATGTTTTTTCCTTCCCACTGGTGCGGGGCAATCCCGAGCAAGCGCTGCAGGATCCGGGATCGGTCGTCATCACCGCGTCCATGGCGCGCAAGTACTTCGGGAACGCGGATCCGCTCGGTGAGACCATTACGCTGGATACGTATCCTTTCACCGTCACCGGGGTGATGCGGGACCTGCCCGAGCATTCGCATTTTCAGGCAGACTTCCTTCTCGGGATCGAGGGGTCGCTCGGTATCCTGGGAAATGATTACCTGGAGCAGTGGGATTGGCCTTCCTTCTATACCTACCTGCTGCTGTCGCCGGATGCGGATCCCATCGCCTTCGCGCAGAAACTGCCGGACGTGCTCGAAGACCGGTTCGGCGCGCGATGGGAAGCGGAAAACATCACGATGAACCCCCGGTTGCAGCCGCTGACCGACATCTACCTTTACTCCAGACTCGAGAACGAGGCCGGAGAGAACGGCAACGGCACGTACCTGCTGCTGCTCGGCGCCCTGGCCGTCGTCATCGTCCTGCTTGCCTGTTTCAACTTCATGAACATGGCGACCGCCCGTTCGCTCACGCGTAACCGCGAGGTCGCGCTTCGGAAGGCCTTCGGTGCGAACCGGGGGCAGCTAGTCCGCCAGTTCATGGGCGAGTCCTTCGGTATCACGTGCGTCGCCATCGTGACCGCACTGATGCTCGTAGCAGTCAGTCTGCCGTTCTTCCAGGATCTCACGGGAAAGACCATCGCACTCGACATCTTCCAGTCCTGGCAATTCTGGACGGGCATCGCCGCGGTGACCCTCCTGGTGGGGTTCGTTTCCGGCAGCTACCCAGCGTTTTTCACAGCGGCCTTCACGCCGGCACAACACCTGAAGGGCCGGACCGGGACCGGCGCAACCCGCCACCTGGTACGCAGGCTGCTGGTCATGGGCCAGTGCATGATGGTGATCCTGCTGCTTGGCAGCACCTGGGTATTCACCGCGCAACTGGACTACATCCAGGGCAAACGGCTGGGCCTGCAGCCGGAACGGGTGCTTGTGGGACCGTCCAGTTTCCCGACCTTCGTGGATCAGTATCCGGTTTTCAAGGAAGCGCTCGAGCAATACCCCCGTATCGAAAGCGTCGGTACCACCCTGATGCTGCCCGGCCGCACGGGACGCAAGGGTCTGCTTGCCACAACGGGAACGCGGCGGACCGACCGGCCGCAGGCGGAAGCGCAGAACCTGCTCGACTGGGCGATCACCGATGATTTCGTCGAGGTATTCGGGATGGAACTGCTGGCCGGCCGGAGCCTGTCGAGTTCGCGTCTGGCGGATCGGGAGGAAGCCGTGATGATTAACGAAACCGCCATGCGGCAGTTGGGATGGACCACGCCCGAAGAGGCCGTCGATCAGGAGATTCTGATCCACATCGGCCATCCCTGGGCGCACGATCGCCGGATCATCGGCGTGATCGCGGATTTCCACATGCGGTCGCTTCACCATCGCATCGAGCCGATGATCATCAGGCATTGGCCCCGAGAAAACCTGCCCTTCTACGCGATCCGAATCCAATCCGATGACGTAAGCGGCACGGTATCCTGGATCCAGGAAACCTGGAAGCAACAGATGCCGGACGTGCCCATGATGTATTCGTTTCTCGATGAGGATTACGACCGGCTCTACGCGGCGGAGGCGACGCTCCGCGAAGTCTTCGGCGTTTTTTCGTCCGTTGCGGTCTTCATGGCCTGTGCCGGGCTGTTCGGCCTGGCCTCATTCATGTCGGCGCGGCGTACGCGGGAAGTAGGGATGCGGAGGATTCTCGGGGCCACGGTCGTCCAGACGACGGGCCTGCTCCTGAAGGAATTCGTCTACCTGGTCCTGATCGCTACGGTACTGGCCGCGCCCATCGCCTACTTTGCCATGCGGCAATGGCTGCAGTTGTTCTCCTACCGGGCGGACGTCGGTCCCGCCGCCTTCTTTGCCGCCGGCGCGGTAGTCCTTGCCATCGCCCTGATTACAGTGAGTTTCCGTGTCGTCGGGGTGGCCCGGGCAAACCCGGTGGATACGCTGAGGTATGAGTAGGGCGGCCGCATGGTGGTTTGGCGAGCCAGGGGCTGCCGATCAAGGAGTGGTTCCGGCTCGGCGAGCTTGTACCCCGTGTTCGTGCTCGGATCATAACAACCCGGCGTGGTCGAGTCGGGCCTGCAATCCCGCAATACCTTCCTCCACCAGATACGATTTCCCTTCTTCCAACCCGTAGATGACCTCGTGACAGGAAGCCATCCAGGTGTAGAATTGAAGCCTGTTCACGAAGTTGACGTCCAAAGCGCGTCGGACGCCTAACGGGCGCTGGATGTCTGATGCACGCTGACCGTCAGACCCGCGCTGACCGTTTGACCTGCGCTGATAGCAGTCTCGAATCCTGTCAACGGCCTCCATGCCGTACGTGACGTAGATACCAACGAAATCGATTGTTGGATCGCCGATGGTCACGTCTTCAAAGTCAATCAGTCCGGTCACGGTCGTCCCGTCCTCTTCGATCAAAATATGCTCACAGCCCAGGTCGCAGTGCACCAGGGCGACGTCTTCGAGCGTCGCGAGTTCTTCGTCGAGAAACCGGCTGAATCCGCGTTCGACCACTTCACGCATGCGTGAGTCCAGTAAGGGCGATATCCTGGCCCGGACAGTTTCCCTCAGCGCACGGTAGTGCTGCCGCCATGCATCAACCGTGGGTTCCACGGCACAGGCCTCGGCGACCAGCAAGGTGGGAATGTCGTGCAGCGAGGAGAGCGTCGACGCTATGGATTCGGCCACTTCATCTACGATTTTACTGCCGGTGAACGGGCGGCTGGACAGGGGACGACCCGGTATCCGCCGATATCCCGCATAGGGTTGATCACGCCAGGTTCCTACGTGCTCGAAACGCGGGACGGCGAAGTTAATCCGTGGAGCAACAACGGGCAGTATCGCCTGTTCTTTTTGCAGGTTTTCTGTGACAACACGGTTTCTGGGGAATCGAAAGATCCAGCCGGGTGTCGAGGAATCGGCGTGGTCATCGTGGGCACTGAGCCCAACTTCGAAGGTCCAGTAAGACCAGCCTCCCGTGACGGGATGGATCCGACCGTGATCTAGTTCGCGGCTGACGAGCAGGCCTTCAACATCCGGGGTGGTCACAACAGGGTACTGAATGATCGATCCGCCTTTTCTAGCCAAGAGGGGTGGTTGTCAGAATGATGCGACAATCAACTAAGCAATCTATGCAAGTGGACCCAGCACATTCCTGAACTTCTCTACACAGAACCGGGCTTCACGCATGTCGCCGGTCTCCAGGCAATAGCACAGCCCTCCGAGTTCCCTGTAGGGGAGGTACAGTTCAATACGCGAGAGGGCGCCAGGGCCGAATTCACCGCCTTTCGCCTGGTATGCCTCGAGCATGTAGGTCACGTATTCACGACCCAGGCGCACCTGTGGCACGAAATCAAAGATTGGATCACCAAATCCCGCGTATTCCCAGTCAAGGACCCCTGCGACCCGTGGTTCATCGGTCGCATGGAACAGGATATGTTCATGCCACAGGTCACCGTGAGAAAATCGTTGAATCGGACCACCTTGTTCCCAGTCCTCGCAGTACTGTTCCCACCAGTCCTGAGCTCTGCACAGTTCGCGTGGCGAGAAGGTCGCTTTCAGGTAAGAGTGCGCGTACGACCATGTTTCCTCAGGTTGGGGAGCCGAGGATG encodes the following:
- a CDS encoding FtsX-like permease family protein; translated protein: MLKHYFTICARHLLRHKPYAALNILNLAVGMACAVLIGLYIQDERAYDRHHANANRIYRVVNGTNAKTTPALGPAIRELLPEVQSFARLSPPFGGWIIRYEDQSYFEDRVFWADPEVFDVFSFPLVRGNPEQALQDPGSVVITASMARKYFGNADPLGETITLDTYPFTVTGVMRDLPEHSHFQADFLLGIEGSLGILGNDYLEQWDWPSFYTYLLLSPDADPIAFAQKLPDVLEDRFGARWEAENITMNPRLQPLTDIYLYSRLENEAGENGNGTYLLLLGALAVVIVLLACFNFMNMATARSLTRNREVALRKAFGANRGQLVRQFMGESFGITCVAIVTALMLVAVSLPFFQDLTGKTIALDIFQSWQFWTGIAAVTLLVGFVSGSYPAFFTAAFTPAQHLKGRTGTGATRHLVRRLLVMGQCMMVILLLGSTWVFTAQLDYIQGKRLGLQPERVLVGPSSFPTFVDQYPVFKEALEQYPRIESVGTTLMLPGRTGRKGLLATTGTRRTDRPQAEAQNLLDWAITDDFVEVFGMELLAGRSLSSSRLADREEAVMINETAMRQLGWTTPEEAVDQEILIHIGHPWAHDRRIIGVIADFHMRSLHHRIEPMIIRHWPRENLPFYAIRIQSDDVSGTVSWIQETWKQQMPDVPMMYSFLDEDYDRLYAAEATLREVFGVFSSVAVFMACAGLFGLASFMSARRTREVGMRRILGATVVQTTGLLLKEFVYLVLIATVLAAPIAYFAMRQWLQLFSYRADVGPAAFFAAGAVVLAIALITVSFRVVGVARANPVDTLRYE
- a CDS encoding phosphotransferase, producing MARKGGSIIQYPVVTTPDVEGLLVSRELDHGRIHPVTGGWSYWTFEVGLSAHDDHADSSTPGWIFRFPRNRVVTENLQKEQAILPVVAPRINFAVPRFEHVGTWRDQPYAGYRRIPGRPLSSRPFTGSKIVDEVAESIASTLSSLHDIPTLLVAEACAVEPTVDAWRQHYRALRETVRARISPLLDSRMREVVERGFSRFLDEELATLEDVALVHCDLGCEHILIEEDGTTVTGLIDFEDVTIGDPTIDFVGIYVTYGMEAVDRIRDCYQRRSNGQRGSDGQRASDIQRPLGVRRALDVNFVNRLQFYTWMASCHEVIYGLEEGKSYLVEEGIAGLQARLDHAGLL
- a CDS encoding GrpB family protein: MQNHRPDSPDPTLPFGLNSGELRLSPYRDEWPALYESEQETIESAIGNHIEDIQHVGSTAIVGMPAKPILDIAIAVEDFEMARVCIAPLAALGYTFKGENGIPRRHYFTKGEPCTHHIHMGEETSDEWAKLILFRDYLRSDQRVSDEYARLKSALLDRLAGDRVAYQAAKTEFIKEVLQKARATRS
- a CDS encoding ATP phosphoribosyltransferase, which codes for MLVKLALPKGSLQESTFELMRKAGFHCTVSSRSYSPWVDDEELEIMLIRAQEIGRYVEDEVFDAGLTGKDWIVETGADVVEVAELVYAKHTRQPLRWVLAAPEASDIHSVQDLEGKRIATEVVNITEAYLKEHGVNAKVEFSWGATEAKAPDLVDAIVEITETGGSIRANKLRILDTLMVSTNRLIANKTSWQDPDKRRKIENIALLLTGAMLAEEMVGLKMNVKRADLDAVSELLPALQNPTISPLADTEWVAIEVMIEEHTIRQLIPALKRAGAQGLVEYPLNKVIY
- a CDS encoding GNAT family N-acetyltransferase, translating into MHVRLAVPEDTDRLLELMKGLARYEDYIDQFAVTRESILEHGFGDERLFTAFVAEHDDELVGMAVTYPIHWTYTLRPKLVLKELFVVDSARNMGVGKALMASVTAHARSIVASEVIWTVMSGNAAAEAFYRSLDGSPDHKWNNWTLRLDT
- the hisC gene encoding histidinol-phosphate transaminase, translated to MAASSIKPAVRAMSGYTLVQPDCPVKLNQNECPFDVPEELKREIVDEALASNWGRYPGFVPGEVKAAIGKRHGLGPEHILIGNGSNELIQSIFQATVSTGDAVVLPAPTFTLYALMGRIAGADIRTVHLKRDLSFDVDRLVEESADPDVRLVVLCSPNNPTGSMITPEDTARIAEATTGLVVVDEAYFEFGGVSCIELLDRHPNLVITRTFSKALGVAGLRLGYLVADPAVAREIEKVKLPYNVNIVSLITARKLIGQDALIEERASMIRSERQRVYEALRDLPGINPHPSHANFVLFEADRPVAGIFHGLIERGVLIRDVSRYPMLDRGMRVTIGLPAENDAFLDALREVLAT
- a CDS encoding aminoglycoside phosphotransferase family protein — its product is MARLIPMTCLEFLKDEGALADSIRRTFDLGSSAFSLHRIGAGFKSVVVGSPAGLVFRVALNEKAQTGHRRECYILSKLKSLLSVQVPEVLGYCEASDDFPFGVMMQKKIEGPPLGSVLKRSPWVKPIAALMGELVLAIQTIRQDELPELPSSSAPQPEETWSYAHSYLKATFSPRELCRAQDWWEQYCEDWEQGGPIQRFSHGDLWHEHILFHATDEPRVAGVLDWEYAGFGDPIFDFVPQVRLGREYVTYMLEAYQAKGGEFGPGALSRIELYLPYRELGGLCYCLETGDMREARFCVEKFRNVLGPLA